A genomic window from Sulfurimonas paralvinellae includes:
- a CDS encoding CCA tRNA nucleotidyltransferase codes for MKKFEYPNKLNIIFDKLNNFSIKPVLVGGFVRDFFLNIKSKDIDIELYNIDSLEKVEKILQEFGSVNSVGKSFGVVKLLYDDLDLDFSLPRKDSKIAQGHKGFSVSVDSHMDFKSAARRRDFTINAIGYDVSIREILNPYHGIRDLQNRVLQAVDLEKFGEDPLRVLRGVTFASRFELTIEKNLFTLSKEMIQQGVLGQLPRERIFKEIEKILLLSPHPSHAFKLLKNLSAFTFFSEFTTLDEEKFLQMLTALDNAKEISNSLKCPDKLTLLLAVLCSQFTHKQRQTFLEKLTQDKKLIHTVGLLTETLFDFEEVTNYTLYKVANKVKLNLYFHYLHALYPQKEQQIVRLRKKAQKLGILEKKLEPFLQGRDLIAAGLTPSKEFSNILSTAYELQMKEELKTKEEALEWLHRRVVLS; via the coding sequence ATGAAAAAATTTGAATATCCAAATAAATTAAATATTATATTTGATAAACTAAATAATTTTAGCATTAAGCCTGTTCTTGTCGGTGGATTTGTAAGAGATTTCTTTTTAAACATCAAATCAAAAGATATTGACATTGAGCTTTACAATATTGATTCTTTAGAAAAGGTAGAAAAAATTTTACAGGAGTTTGGCTCTGTCAATAGTGTCGGCAAAAGTTTTGGTGTTGTCAAACTTCTTTATGATGATCTTGATCTGGACTTTTCACTTCCTAGAAAAGATTCAAAAATTGCACAGGGACACAAAGGCTTCAGTGTCAGTGTGGATTCACATATGGACTTTAAGAGTGCTGCAAGACGAAGAGATTTCACTATAAATGCCATTGGGTATGATGTGTCCATCCGTGAGATACTCAATCCATATCATGGAATCCGTGATCTACAAAACAGAGTACTGCAGGCGGTCGATCTAGAAAAATTCGGCGAAGATCCACTTCGTGTACTTCGAGGTGTGACTTTTGCTTCGAGATTTGAGCTTACAATAGAGAAAAACCTCTTTACTCTTTCAAAAGAGATGATACAACAAGGCGTTCTTGGGCAACTGCCTCGTGAACGCATATTTAAAGAGATAGAAAAGATTTTACTGCTTTCACCTCATCCATCGCATGCATTCAAACTTCTTAAAAATCTCTCTGCTTTTACTTTTTTTTCAGAGTTTACAACACTTGATGAAGAGAAGTTCCTTCAAATGCTTACGGCACTCGACAACGCAAAAGAAATTTCTAACTCCTTGAAGTGTCCGGATAAACTCACACTTCTATTAGCCGTACTCTGTTCACAGTTTACTCATAAACAGAGGCAAACATTTTTAGAAAAATTGACGCAGGATAAAAAACTTATTCACACTGTCGGCTTATTAACAGAGACGTTGTTTGATTTTGAAGAGGTGACAAATTATACTCTCTACAAAGTGGCAAACAAAGTAAAGCTCAACCTTTATTTTCACTATCTTCATGCTCTGTATCCGCAAAAAGAGCAACAGATAGTAAGATTAAGAAAAAAGGCTCAAAAATTGGGAATATTAGAAAAAAAACTCGAACCTTTTTTACAAGGAAGAGATCTTATCGCTGCAGGGCTCACTCCATCTAAAGAGTTCTCAAATATACTCTCAACAGCCTATGAACTACAGATGAAAGAAGAGCTTAAAACAAAAGAAGAGGCACTGGAGTGGCTACACAGAAGAGTTGTTCTCTCCTAA
- the typA gene encoding translational GTPase TypA, translating to MQKIRNIAVIAHVDHGKTTLVDGLLEQSGTFGSHEQHDERAMDSNDLEKERGITILSKNTAIRYKDYKINIIDTPGHADFGGEVERVLKMVDGVLVLVDAYEGVMPQTKFVVKKMLALGKMPIVVINKIDKPSADPERVVDEMFDLFAAMGATDEQQDFPVIYAAARDGMAKLDMNDPDGNFECIFETILEHVPEPEGDAANPLQAQVFTLDYDNYVGKIGISRIFNGTVRKGDNVMLAKSDGELVKGKISKLIGFHGLNRMEIDEAEAGDIVAFAGMETVDVGDTIADPENPVALDPMHVEEPTLTVVFAVNDSPLAGQEGKHVTSNKLKDRLEFEMRTNVAMRLETIGEGKFKVSGRGELQITVLAENMRREGYEFSISRPEVIVKEIEGVKCEPFEHLVIDVPEDLSGTVIERLGKRKAEMKSMLPMGQGFQRIEFEIPARALIGFRGQFLTDTKGEGVMNHSFLEFRPFTGAVESRSYGALISMVDGETLAFSLFGIQDRGVLFVGVQTKVYEGMIIGEHSRSNDLVVNPIKGKAQSNVRSSGADEAIKLVPPRDMSLERALEWIEDDELLEVTPENIRIRKKYLTENERKRHSRKNK from the coding sequence ATGCAAAAAATTAGAAATATTGCCGTTATCGCTCACGTTGACCACGGTAAAACTACACTGGTTGATGGTTTACTGGAGCAATCCGGTACATTCGGTTCACATGAACAACATGATGAAAGAGCTATGGATAGCAATGATTTAGAAAAAGAACGTGGTATTACGATTCTTTCTAAAAATACGGCTATTCGTTACAAAGATTATAAAATTAACATTATTGACACTCCGGGCCACGCCGATTTTGGTGGAGAAGTTGAACGTGTCCTAAAAATGGTTGATGGTGTTTTAGTGCTTGTCGATGCTTATGAAGGTGTTATGCCACAAACTAAGTTTGTTGTTAAGAAAATGCTTGCACTTGGTAAAATGCCGATTGTAGTCATTAATAAAATTGACAAACCTTCAGCAGACCCAGAACGTGTTGTTGATGAAATGTTCGACCTTTTTGCAGCTATGGGTGCAACAGATGAGCAGCAGGATTTCCCTGTTATTTATGCTGCTGCTCGTGATGGTATGGCAAAATTAGATATGAATGATCCTGATGGTAACTTTGAGTGTATCTTTGAAACGATTTTAGAACATGTTCCAGAGCCGGAAGGTGATGCAGCCAATCCGCTTCAAGCACAGGTATTTACACTTGACTATGACAACTACGTTGGAAAAATCGGTATCAGCCGTATCTTTAACGGTACTGTTAGAAAAGGTGACAATGTTATGCTTGCGAAGTCTGACGGTGAACTGGTTAAAGGTAAAATCTCGAAACTTATCGGTTTTCACGGATTGAACCGTATGGAGATCGACGAAGCAGAAGCTGGTGATATCGTTGCATTTGCAGGGATGGAAACAGTAGACGTAGGTGATACGATTGCTGATCCTGAAAACCCTGTGGCCCTAGATCCTATGCACGTTGAAGAGCCTACTCTGACCGTTGTATTTGCAGTTAATGATTCTCCACTTGCCGGTCAAGAAGGAAAACACGTAACATCGAACAAACTTAAAGACAGACTTGAGTTTGAGATGCGTACAAATGTTGCAATGCGTCTTGAAACTATCGGTGAGGGTAAATTCAAAGTCAGCGGACGTGGTGAACTTCAGATCACTGTTCTTGCTGAGAATATGCGTCGTGAGGGTTATGAATTCTCAATCAGCCGTCCGGAAGTTATCGTTAAAGAGATCGAAGGTGTGAAATGTGAACCGTTCGAACATTTGGTTATTGATGTTCCTGAAGATTTAAGCGGTACAGTTATCGAGCGTCTTGGAAAACGTAAAGCAGAGATGAAATCTATGCTTCCAATGGGGCAAGGCTTCCAACGTATTGAGTTTGAAATTCCTGCACGTGCACTTATCGGATTCCGAGGACAGTTCTTGACAGATACAAAAGGTGAAGGTGTAATGAACCACTCTTTCCTTGAGTTCCGTCCGTTTACAGGTGCTGTTGAGTCAAGAAGTTATGGTGCGCTTATCTCTATGGTAGATGGTGAGACATTGGCATTCTCACTTTTTGGTATTCAGGACCGTGGTGTTCTTTTTGTCGGTGTTCAGACAAAAGTATACGAAGGTATGATTATCGGAGAGCATTCACGTTCAAATGACCTCGTAGTCAATCCTATTAAAGGAAAAGCACAGTCAAATGTACGTTCAAGCGGTGCCGATGAAGCGATCAAGCTTGTTCCGCCGCGTGATATGTCACTAGAGCGTGCGTTAGAGTGGATCGAAGATGATGAACTTCTTGAAGTCACACCTGAAAATATCCGTATCCGTAAAAAATACCTTACAGAAAACGAAAGAAAACGCCACTCACGTAAAAACAAATAA
- a CDS encoding hydrolase, producing MNFQPSFLLKNRHLQTIYASFFRKLPSLDCKSEIFELSDGDFVEACWYTLTNHTNTTPVVILFHGLAGSHKSIYIQGMIQALHAAKISCVVMHFRGCSGMDNRKARSYHSGDTHDAAEFIQSVKNRYPHAKLGAIGYSLGANMLLKYLGETQKDSLLNAAVGVSAPMQLALSSAQMNRGFSRFYQKLLLKDLRSALEEKYEKYDMQKLIGLQKKDIKKLKNFKLFDEAYTAKINGFESAEDYYKKSSAKQFLNKIETPTLIIHAKDDPFMTPEVIPTKQEVSPSVQLKILDHGGHVGFISGTLLRPKYWLEEEIIDFLQPLLSSSADQNA from the coding sequence ATGAATTTTCAACCCTCGTTCCTGTTAAAAAACAGACATCTGCAAACCATATACGCTTCATTTTTCAGGAAGCTGCCATCGCTTGACTGTAAGAGTGAAATATTTGAACTCAGTGACGGCGATTTTGTAGAGGCTTGCTGGTACACGCTAACAAATCATACTAACACAACACCTGTCGTTATCCTCTTTCACGGTCTGGCAGGATCGCATAAATCTATCTATATTCAGGGAATGATACAGGCGCTTCATGCTGCCAAAATATCTTGTGTTGTCATGCATTTTCGAGGATGTTCCGGCATGGACAATCGCAAAGCACGCTCCTATCACAGTGGTGACACACACGATGCCGCAGAGTTTATACAAAGCGTAAAAAATCGCTATCCTCACGCAAAACTTGGTGCTATTGGTTATTCACTCGGAGCCAATATGCTGCTGAAATATCTTGGAGAGACGCAAAAAGACTCTTTACTCAATGCTGCTGTAGGTGTATCGGCACCTATGCAGCTTGCACTATCCTCTGCACAGATGAACAGAGGATTTTCACGATTTTATCAGAAACTGCTCCTCAAAGATCTCCGTAGTGCACTGGAAGAAAAATATGAAAAATATGATATGCAAAAACTCATAGGCCTCCAAAAAAAAGATATCAAAAAACTCAAAAATTTCAAGCTTTTCGATGAAGCCTATACAGCAAAGATTAACGGTTTTGAATCGGCAGAGGATTATTATAAAAAAAGCAGTGCAAAACAGTTTTTAAACAAAATAGAGACGCCGACGCTTATTATTCATGCCAAAGATGATCCTTTTATGACACCTGAGGTCATTCCGACAAAACAAGAGGTTTCACCCTCAGTACAACTGAAAATACTCGATCATGGTGGTCATGTGGGCTTTATTTCAGGAACACTGCTGCGGCCAAAGTACTGGCTTGAAGAGGAGATTATTGATTTCCTTCAACCTCTTCTTTCATCTTCTGCGGATCAAAACGCTTAA